Proteins found in one Candidatus Zixiibacteriota bacterium genomic segment:
- a CDS encoding tetratricopeptide repeat protein encodes MALKDTPETIPSPPADQAPSATGQDPAANSKRPADVEDDNLDFVVTEAHGDDHELVGGFKSSGADNLGIETPADLMDAEASSVQDSKARHRQYTDVLAGQADWPNEADMFAETGPLEVPAARDRNSEPNGGFERLSDAQVQEISRRMRAEASRSGYLSEEEKQKIVSGIGVATVGYGSEADPSARPRGTGFHNEPIIPPKRAKDSRPITTDFELMGDSPKISKRSRGIAYFAKGYIQVTGQQELHDGDELVISGREYVLRKKKLSNKAIMVTVGSLAAIVVFTLGMLFSSSAEIGAGRLVGVVLDQSGQPILTGGKVQLPELGHSYDINGQGLFKSDRLDAGSYKLEFVVGQQVIASDYATVTDNNITTIVLKPTSHVAIVPAEQQTSEASPRGGFTAHTAEPETRPVENQPPRPAAVSAPVSRPTPPPAASFARLTLAANVDNARLSIDGSVIGAGNLTYSQLKPGIHKYTVSRDGYQDATGIIDLKTDETNTLKVTLEPSSVQTKPRQRAELEYYQSALSAIDRGDLSSGLNDLNQAIAIDPSYSKAYVKRGEIYRHLRNNGAAHDDFVRAAEIFQMNNEPSQALAAYEDALKANSKSVPAYLGRGSLYLARNEAIAALADFDMVTRLDKRNLDGYIGLGRARYNQGNFDKAEKHFRDARSLEPNNPVIHQYLMLSHFGMGEFKEVQKDYEKFLKCASEAQITQIKTDPRFAPVLRVIEN; translated from the coding sequence GCCGACGTCGAAGATGACAACCTGGACTTCGTAGTAACGGAAGCACACGGCGACGATCACGAGCTCGTGGGCGGATTCAAGTCTTCCGGGGCCGACAACCTGGGCATAGAGACGCCTGCGGACCTGATGGATGCCGAGGCCTCTTCAGTCCAGGATTCCAAAGCGCGGCACCGCCAGTACACCGACGTTCTGGCAGGTCAGGCTGACTGGCCGAATGAGGCCGACATGTTCGCCGAGACCGGTCCGCTGGAAGTCCCAGCCGCCAGAGACAGAAACAGCGAGCCGAACGGCGGCTTTGAGCGCCTGTCCGACGCACAGGTCCAGGAGATCTCCCGTCGGATGCGCGCCGAGGCCAGTCGGTCAGGATACCTGTCGGAAGAAGAAAAACAGAAAATCGTAAGCGGGATCGGTGTGGCGACTGTGGGATATGGCTCGGAAGCCGATCCGTCCGCCCGTCCGCGTGGCACCGGTTTCCACAATGAGCCGATCATCCCTCCCAAACGGGCCAAAGACAGCCGCCCCATCACGACTGACTTCGAACTGATGGGAGACTCTCCCAAGATCTCCAAGAGGTCTCGCGGGATTGCCTATTTCGCTAAAGGGTATATCCAGGTCACAGGGCAGCAGGAGTTGCATGATGGTGACGAGTTGGTCATCAGTGGCCGCGAGTACGTGTTGCGGAAGAAGAAGCTCTCAAACAAGGCTATCATGGTCACGGTCGGCTCCCTGGCAGCGATTGTCGTTTTCACCCTTGGCATGCTTTTCAGTTCGAGCGCAGAGATCGGCGCCGGACGTTTGGTCGGGGTCGTACTGGACCAGAGCGGCCAGCCAATTCTGACGGGCGGCAAGGTACAGTTGCCCGAGCTAGGTCACTCATACGACATAAATGGCCAGGGTCTGTTTAAGTCCGACCGCCTGGATGCCGGCAGCTACAAGCTTGAGTTTGTGGTGGGGCAACAGGTAATCGCATCTGATTACGCCACCGTCACGGACAACAACATAACCACCATCGTGCTCAAGCCTACCTCTCACGTGGCAATTGTGCCGGCCGAACAGCAAACTTCTGAAGCCTCGCCTCGGGGCGGATTCACGGCGCATACAGCGGAGCCTGAGACCAGACCGGTGGAAAACCAGCCGCCTCGGCCGGCGGCAGTCAGCGCCCCAGTCTCTCGCCCGACTCCGCCGCCCGCCGCTTCTTTCGCCAGGCTAACACTAGCCGCGAACGTGGATAATGCCCGGCTGAGCATTGACGGATCCGTAATCGGGGCCGGAAATCTCACCTATTCGCAGCTCAAACCCGGCATCCATAAATACACGGTTTCCAGGGATGGTTACCAGGACGCAACCGGCATAATAGACCTGAAGACGGACGAAACCAATACCCTTAAAGTAACACTTGAACCTTCGTCGGTCCAAACCAAGCCGCGCCAGCGGGCTGAGCTGGAATATTACCAGTCGGCGCTAAGCGCCATTGACCGGGGCGATTTGAGCTCCGGGCTTAACGACCTGAATCAGGCAATTGCTATTGATCCCAGCTATAGCAAGGCGTATGTCAAGCGCGGCGAGATCTATCGCCATCTTCGCAACAACGGCGCCGCCCATGACGATTTCGTGCGGGCAGCCGAGATCTTCCAGATGAATAATGAGCCCAGCCAGGCCCTGGCTGCTTATGAAGATGCTCTTAAGGCCAACTCGAAGAGCGTCCCGGCCTACCTCGGGCGAGGCAGCCTCTATCTTGCCCGTAATGAAGCCATCGCCGCCCTGGCCGATTTCGACATGGTGACCCGTCTCGACAAACGGAATCTGGACGGGTATATCGGTTTGGGCCGTGCCCGCTACAACCAGGGCAATTTCGACAAGGCCGAGAAGCACTTTCGAGACGCGCGTTCGCTCGAACCGAACAACCCGGTCATTCATCAGTACCTGATGCTCAGCCACTTCGGAATGGGCGAATTCAAGGAAGTCCAGAAGGACTACGAGAAGTTCCTCAAGTGTGCTTCGGAAGCGCAGATCACTCAGATCAAAACGGATCCACGGTTCGCACCGGTGCTGCGAGTAATCGAGAACTGA
- a CDS encoding two-CW domain-containing protein, with translation MERKLNCWEFKNCGRERGGLMAATLGECPVSTSMAFDGTNGGIAAGRSCWMVRESNRLARVQVCTGASCHTCEFYRRVIHEERSAAKHQFSTTVA, from the coding sequence ATGGAACGCAAGCTAAACTGCTGGGAGTTCAAGAACTGCGGACGGGAAAGAGGCGGGCTGATGGCGGCCACACTGGGTGAGTGCCCGGTGTCTACGTCGATGGCTTTCGATGGCACCAACGGCGGCATCGCCGCCGGGCGCTCCTGCTGGATGGTCAGGGAGTCGAACAGGCTGGCGCGAGTACAAGTCTGCACCGGCGCGTCTTGTCATACCTGCGAGTTCTACCGCAGGGTCATCCACGAAGAGCGCTCCGCGGCCAAGCACCAGTTCAGCACCACCGTGGCCTGA
- the lexA gene encoding transcriptional repressor LexA has product MTRAELTLKQRRILDFIERLITEKGHSPTIREIGERFGISSTNGVRTHLAALIRKGYLKKSDFISRGLELTRSLAAGAGRVPLVGAVPAGQPIDAAENVEGEILLDVSFMPKGDTFSLTVKGDSMIDAGIHDRDVVIVRKQSVAQKGDIVVAVVNGEATVKRYYPEGQRIRLQPENAAYEPIYVSRKSGDFRIAGKVVGLLRKMA; this is encoded by the coding sequence ATGACCAGAGCAGAACTTACACTGAAGCAGCGGCGGATTCTCGATTTTATCGAGCGGCTCATTACCGAGAAGGGGCATTCACCGACTATACGCGAGATCGGGGAGCGATTTGGGATTAGCTCCACCAACGGTGTTCGCACCCACCTCGCGGCCTTGATCCGAAAGGGGTATCTCAAGAAATCGGATTTCATCTCTCGAGGGCTTGAGCTGACTCGAAGTCTGGCGGCAGGCGCTGGGCGAGTGCCTCTGGTCGGTGCGGTGCCGGCGGGCCAGCCGATTGACGCGGCCGAAAATGTCGAGGGTGAGATCCTGCTGGATGTCTCATTTATGCCGAAAGGGGACACGTTCAGCCTGACAGTCAAGGGAGATTCGATGATCGACGCCGGTATTCACGATCGCGACGTGGTCATCGTGCGTAAACAGTCTGTCGCCCAGAAAGGGGACATTGTGGTGGCGGTAGTCAACGGCGAAGCTACGGTAAAGCGGTATTATCCCGAGGGCCAGCGAATCCGCCTTCAGCCGGAGAACGCCGCCTACGAGCCGATCTATGTCAGTCGCAAGTCGGGCGATTTCCGGATCGCCGGCAAGGTGGTGGGATTGCTGCGGAAAATGGCGTGA
- the fusA gene encoding elongation factor G → MKEFTTDNIRNLCLTGQRGCGKTSLADALAFHTGANNRIGRVDDGSSYFDYTESEVSRKSTISAKLMATTWKNRKVNLLDCPGHADFVGDLLSSVAVADAAGVLVDAVAGAEVGTQLQWRMMPTGLARFFFVNKMDKENVKWLAAVQSLQSAFGNRAVPVQVPIGEADSFKGIIDLVHMKAYTYSGGKQAETEIPANLKGEAESLREKLVEMAAESDDALLEKFFEEGTLDAAQTIQGLRTGVFKGTLFPILFGSAAKDIGVEALLDFAVEFLPAPNQGRKPAASAPGSGQAVDLKIDPAGSSIAYVFKTVTEGHLGEMTWFKMYSGTIKPGLELHNLHTGVTERLAQLYTLQGKNRIDVTSLAAGDIGVAVKLRDTRNGDTLSLKDGRVSITPVRYPKPVMDVAMRPRKKGDEEKIASGLAKLRSEDPTFELKADPALKQQVLYAQGSTHIEVLMEKLQKRFGVEVELTKPKVPYRETVTAKAETQYRHKKQSGGRGQFGDVHIRIEPNLRGGGFEFIDEIKGGVIPGKFIPAVEKGIVEAMQDGNLCGAPVVDIKVALFFGSYHEVDSSDMAFKIAGLMAFRDGFMKAKPVILEPICNIEVLVPDEFTGDVMGDLSSRRGKISGMEREGASQRIRASVPQAELYQYSVDLRSMTQGQGFYSMEFDRYEQVPHEIAQKIIAEAQAARQAES, encoded by the coding sequence GTGAAGGAATTCACTACTGATAACATTCGCAATCTTTGTCTGACCGGCCAGCGCGGCTGCGGTAAGACCAGCCTGGCCGATGCCCTCGCGTTTCATACCGGCGCTAACAACCGGATCGGCCGGGTAGACGACGGCAGTTCCTATTTCGACTACACCGAGTCCGAGGTTTCCCGAAAGTCGACAATCTCCGCCAAACTGATGGCGACCACATGGAAGAATCGCAAAGTCAATTTGCTTGACTGTCCGGGGCACGCCGATTTCGTGGGGGATTTGCTTTCAAGTGTGGCGGTGGCCGATGCCGCCGGAGTTCTCGTCGACGCTGTTGCCGGAGCCGAGGTCGGCACACAGCTGCAGTGGCGGATGATGCCGACCGGCCTGGCTCGGTTCTTTTTCGTCAACAAGATGGACAAGGAAAACGTGAAGTGGCTAGCCGCCGTTCAGTCTCTCCAGTCCGCTTTTGGCAATCGCGCGGTGCCGGTGCAGGTGCCGATTGGCGAGGCGGATTCCTTCAAGGGGATCATCGACCTGGTCCACATGAAAGCCTACACTTATTCAGGCGGCAAGCAGGCCGAAACCGAGATACCTGCCAATCTCAAGGGAGAGGCGGAGTCGCTGCGAGAAAAGTTGGTGGAGATGGCCGCTGAATCCGACGATGCGCTCCTCGAGAAGTTTTTTGAGGAGGGGACACTCGACGCCGCCCAAACCATCCAGGGGCTGCGTACAGGGGTGTTCAAGGGGACACTATTCCCGATCTTGTTCGGCTCAGCCGCCAAAGATATCGGTGTGGAAGCATTGCTGGATTTTGCGGTCGAATTCCTGCCTGCGCCCAATCAAGGTCGAAAGCCGGCCGCCTCGGCTCCGGGCTCCGGGCAAGCAGTCGATTTAAAAATCGACCCGGCCGGATCGTCTATCGCCTATGTGTTCAAAACAGTCACTGAGGGGCATCTCGGCGAGATGACCTGGTTCAAAATGTACTCCGGGACGATCAAGCCCGGATTGGAACTGCATAACCTGCATACAGGCGTTACCGAGCGGCTGGCGCAGCTCTACACTCTGCAGGGGAAGAACCGGATCGACGTTACCTCGCTGGCCGCGGGAGATATCGGCGTGGCGGTCAAGCTGCGGGACACGCGCAACGGCGATACGCTCTCGCTCAAGGACGGCCGCGTGAGCATCACGCCCGTGAGATACCCCAAGCCGGTAATGGACGTGGCCATGCGGCCCAGGAAGAAGGGGGACGAGGAGAAGATTGCATCCGGTCTGGCCAAGTTGCGAAGCGAAGATCCCACCTTTGAGCTGAAGGCCGATCCGGCTCTCAAGCAACAGGTGCTCTATGCGCAGGGATCGACCCACATAGAAGTTCTCATGGAAAAGCTCCAGAAGCGCTTTGGGGTAGAGGTCGAACTGACCAAGCCGAAGGTCCCATACCGGGAAACAGTCACCGCGAAAGCTGAAACGCAATACCGCCACAAGAAGCAGAGCGGCGGACGGGGGCAGTTCGGCGACGTGCATATTCGCATCGAACCGAATCTGCGCGGCGGCGGCTTTGAGTTTATCGACGAGATCAAGGGTGGCGTAATCCCGGGCAAGTTCATTCCCGCTGTCGAAAAGGGGATTGTCGAGGCGATGCAGGACGGGAATTTATGCGGGGCGCCGGTGGTTGACATCAAGGTGGCTCTGTTTTTCGGTTCGTATCATGAGGTTGATTCCTCGGATATGGCTTTTAAGATCGCCGGCCTGATGGCCTTCCGCGACGGGTTCATGAAAGCCAAACCGGTTATTCTCGAACCGATCTGCAATATCGAGGTGCTCGTACCGGATGAGTTTACCGGCGATGTGATGGGCGACCTCTCCTCGCGCCGCGGGAAGATTTCCGGCATGGAGCGCGAGGGCGCGTCACAGCGGATTCGTGCGTCGGTGCCCCAGGCGGAATTGTACCAGTACTCGGTCGACCTTCGTTCCATGACCCAGGGCCAGGGGTTCTACTCGATGGAGTTTGACCGGTATGAGCAGGTTCCCCACGAGATTGCTCAGAAGATTATCGCTGAGGCCCAGGCCGCCAGGCAGGCTGAGTCTTAG
- a CDS encoding YceI family protein, with translation MMFKNVLMVVALVAVAAAPSQAEQWKVDPVHSGVHFKVSHMVIAKVNGEFKEFDATLDFDGEDVSTASVQATAKTASISTDNERRDGHLKSPDFFDAEKYPEITFKSKKVIKGEGNKFQLVGDLTMRGVTKEVTFNCEFNGTVDFGQGIKAGFTATTTINRQDFGVAWSKTLDSGGLVAGNDVEITLEFEFDKVA, from the coding sequence ATGATGTTCAAGAATGTGTTGATGGTGGTGGCGCTGGTCGCTGTAGCAGCGGCGCCAAGTCAGGCCGAGCAATGGAAGGTAGACCCGGTGCACTCGGGAGTGCACTTCAAGGTCTCGCACATGGTCATCGCCAAGGTCAATGGCGAGTTTAAGGAGTTTGACGCCACGCTCGATTTCGACGGTGAAGACGTAAGCACCGCGTCTGTGCAGGCGACCGCCAAGACTGCATCGATTAGCACCGACAACGAACGACGCGACGGACATCTCAAGTCGCCCGATTTCTTTGATGCCGAGAAATACCCCGAGATCACCTTCAAGTCCAAAAAGGTAATCAAGGGCGAGGGAAACAAGTTTCAGTTGGTCGGCGATTTGACTATGCGCGGCGTGACCAAGGAAGTGACCTTCAATTGCGAATTCAACGGGACAGTGGATTTTGGGCAAGGGATCAAGGCCGGTTTCACGGCTACGACCACGATCAACCGCCAGGATTTCGGCGTCGCATGGAGCAAAACGCTGGACAGCGGCGGCCTGGTAGCGGGGAACGACGTAGAGATTACGCTCGAATTCGAGTTTGACAAAGTGGCGTAA
- the rlmB gene encoding 23S rRNA (guanosine(2251)-2'-O)-methyltransferase RlmB has protein sequence MKPHSRSTSARTHRHTDFTVEPTARDESFLFELIKSPELPPFLLILDNIQDPHNLGACLRTADGAGVHAVIIPKDRSVHLTSTVRTVACGAAEHVPVVEVTNLARVMDQLKEAGIWLVGTSDKAAQSLYQIDLKGPLALVMGSEGKGLRRLTSEKCDFLVSLPMHGTVSSLNVSVATGICLYEAVRQRSGRST, from the coding sequence ATGAAACCACATTCACGTTCGACATCGGCGCGCACCCACCGCCATACCGATTTTACAGTCGAGCCGACCGCCCGCGACGAGTCTTTTCTGTTTGAGCTGATCAAAAGTCCGGAGTTGCCCCCATTTCTTTTGATTTTGGATAACATCCAGGACCCGCACAATCTCGGGGCGTGTCTTCGCACCGCCGACGGCGCCGGCGTGCACGCCGTAATCATCCCCAAAGATCGTTCGGTGCACCTCACGTCCACGGTGCGAACTGTCGCGTGCGGGGCGGCCGAGCATGTGCCGGTGGTAGAGGTCACGAATCTTGCGCGGGTGATGGATCAGTTGAAGGAGGCGGGGATATGGCTGGTGGGGACATCGGACAAAGCCGCCCAATCACTGTATCAGATCGATCTGAAGGGTCCGCTGGCCCTGGTAATGGGTTCGGAGGGGAAAGGATTGCGGCGGCTCACGTCTGAGAAGTGCGACTTCCTCGTTTCCCTCCCCATGCACGGGACTGTGAGCAGCCTGAACGTATCGGTTGCCACCGGAATCTGCTTGTACGAGGCTGTTCGCCAGCGATCCGGACGGTCGACTTGA